A single region of the Brachypodium distachyon strain Bd21 chromosome 3, Brachypodium_distachyon_v3.0, whole genome shotgun sequence genome encodes:
- the LOC100834637 gene encoding ubiquitin carboxyl-terminal hydrolase 2 isoform X1 — protein MGKKLKTKAKKAQQREPLAAAGSGDAGLQEASNSTEEAAVSASDWQQCGHYGRDSPHLDKVLREIMSSKHLASCEHCREDAPRKKGGKQQKKKGGGGAAKAQAKVEKSDMWICLDCGRHFCGGAVSETKPYGHARRHAKQDRHWWAARYDEPTVAYCLSCENKVSIEMPIVDTVVPAPADDKVFGAVDSNALVLANCHGNVIRGLPNLGNTCFFNAVLQSLLALDRLRSKMSGPDVPAGALAMLLKKLFLETSASNDAGGALSVKSLFSSICSKYPQFRGYQMQDSHELLRCFLDGLRTEETEARKLLEDASNSGAPTIVDSIFGGQLSSTVSSTECTHGSVKHDQFLDLSLPVPSRRPPAKSVSSPPAKRTKQSIRDRNKNRRYGKITTTRISPTIVENSKEKAETVAECNDSQILGSELGQIVSEKEPEPSEGSESCASVPKQELNAASYVEDDISWLDFVADADETKSEILDSVCSTEAGQIWDRNGEMHGSYDTRDDTLPKEKVMSSEHSCENIVDDAACSQPVILLPYKEFCTTADEICETVRSSQCPKDVGPAPDISPVTENNTHPVSGGNGEQDDYIGLGDMFNEPEVTSEAKKETTAGVIDVMAWSSNSADDEVDDSNALVSVEGCLALYTEPELLSELWHCEHCSSAVARPNTNEGKEGDEMVASASDRKDSEKMMASGDARQGGDKVTANCSKKEDIGQIMTTDGCSDNVDPDLCCNKWECANPDAENTSNGNSPDTRNGTLLNTVFTVDAIEQPDSKHDGHTVDIAAEEASAPVSCGDNDPASSSTTIDRMVESGANAEEVVTSSLPSQTQTILPSVKDNEDVITRNMGRGKRMKMAGRAHKGQDNQNKQKEDETKVFRAAMRRILISKAPPVLTITLNRFSQDPHGRFKKLKGHVCFKEMLDVRSFIDPRSKESDNTTYRLVAVVEHMGTMTGGHYVAYVRSGKIGGRQQQSRASKSWFYASDAQVREASLEEVLNCEAYILFYERVAE, from the exons ATGGGGAAGAAGCTGAAGACCAAAGCCAAGAAAGCGCAGCAGCGGGAACCGCTGGCCGCTGCTGGATCCGGCGATGCGGGGTTGCAGGAAGCGAGTAACTCAACAGAGGAAGCGGCTGTGTCAGCCAGCGACTGGCAGCAGTGCGGCCACTACGGGCGTGACAGTCCCCACTTGGACAAGGTCCTCCGGGAGATCATGTCTTCCAAGCATCTCGCTTCGTGCGAGCATTGCCGAGAGGATGCCCCACGGAAGAAAGGCGGTAagcaacagaagaagaaaggaggtggaggtgctgCCAAGGCGCAGGCAAAGGTCGAGAAGAGTGATATGTGGATCTGCTTGGACTGCGGTCGGCATTTCTGTGGTGGTGCGGTGTCTGAGACCAAGCCATACGGCCATGCCAGAAGGCATGCCAAGCAAGACAGGCATTGGTGGGCTGCACGGTATGATGAACCAACTGTTGCATATTGCTTGTCATGTGAAAATAAGGTGTCTATCGAGATGCCTATAGTAGATACAGTTGTGCCAGCTCCAGCTGATGATAAGGTGTTTGGTGCAGTAGATAGCAATGCACTAGTTTTGGCTAATTGCCATGGTAATGTGATTAGAGGGCTGCCAAATCTTGGAAACACATGCTTCTTCAATGCGGTGCTCCAGAGCCTCCTCGCACTTGATAGGTTGCGCAGCAAGATGTCAGGACCAGATGTTCCAGCAGGAGCCCTTGCAATGTTACTGAAGAAGCTCTTTTTGGAAACCAGTGCTTCAAATGATGCAGGAGGTGCACTTAGCGTGAAGAGCCTCTTCTCAAGTATTTGCTCAAAGTATCCGCAGTTTAGAGGCTACCAGATGCAGGACAGCCATGAGTTACTCCGTTGTTTTCTTGATGGTTTGCGCACGGAGGAAACTGAAGCACGGAAGCTACTGGAGGATGCTTCCAATTCAGGGGCTCCTACAATTGTTGATTCCATCTTTGGGGGTCAGCTGTCTAGTACTGTGTCCAGCACAGAGTGCACACACGGGTCTGTTAAACATGACCAATTCCTTGATCTATCACTACCTGTTCCATCAAGGAGGCCTCCAGCCAAGAGTGTTTCATCACCACCAGCCAAGAGAACCAAGCAGTCTATACGAGATAGGAACAAAAATCGCAGATATGGGAAGATAACTACCACCAGAATATCTCCTACAATAGTGGAGAATAGCAAAGAAAAAGCTGAAACAGTTGCTGAATGCAATGATTCTCAGATTCTGGGTTCAGAACTGGGACAGATTGTCAGTGAGAAAGAGCCTGAGCCCTCTGAGGGCAGTGAGTCATGCGCTTCTGTTCCCAAACAAGAACTGAATGCTGCTTCATATGTGGAGGATGACATTTCCTGGTTAGATTTTGTTGCTGATGCAGATGAAACAAAGTCTGAGATTCTTGATTCTGTGTGTTCTACTGAAGCAGGACAGATCTGGGACAGGAATGGTGAGATGCATGGTTCATATGACACTCGAGATGATACTTTGCCCAAAGAGAAGGTCATGAGTTCCGAGCACTCATGTGAGAACATCGTTGATGATGCAGCTTGTTCACAGCCTGTTATCTTGCTTCCTTACAAAGAATTTTGTACAACGGCCGACGAAATTTGTGAAACTGTAAGAAGCTCACAGTGTCCAAAAGATGTTGGTCCTGCTCCAGACATTTCTCCAGTAACAGAAAATAATACACATCCTGTATCTGGTGGAAATGGAGAACAAGATGACTATATTGGTCTTGGTGATATGTTTAATGAGCCTGAAGTAACTTCTGAAGCTAAGAAAGAAACTACAGCTGGAGTTATTGATgtcatggcttggagtagcaACAGTGCTGATGATGAGGTGGATGATAGTAATGCTCTCGTATCAGTTGAGGGCTGCTTAGCTTTGTATACTGAGCCAGAACTGCTATCTGAGTTGTGGCATTGTGAGCACTGTTCTAGCGCTGTTGCACGCCCAAATACCAACGAAGGAAAAGAGGGTGACGAGATGGTGGCTAGTGCTAGTGACAGAAAGGACAGTGAGAAAATGATGGCAAGTGGCGATGCAAGACAAGGTGGTGATAAGGTTACCGCAAACTGCAGCAAAAAGGAGGATATTGGTCAGATTATGACAACTGATGGTTGCTCTGACAATGTAGACCCTGACTTGTGCTGTAACAAATGGGAGTGTGCAAATCCTGATGCTGAAAACACCTCTAATGGTAATTCTCCAGACACTAGAAATGGTACTTTACTGAATACAGTGTTTACTGTTGATGCGATTGAACAGCCAGACAGTAAACATGATGGGCATACCGTGGATATAGCTGCTGAAGAAGCAAGTGCACCAGTGAGTTGTGGTGATAATGACCCTGCCTCTTCCAGTACTACTATAGACAGAATGGTTGAGTCTGGTGCCAATGCTGAAGAAGTTGTGACTAGTAGCCTTCCATCGCAGACACAAACCATCTTACCGAGTGTCAAAGATAATGAAGATGTCATCACGAGGAATATGGGCAGGGGGAAGCGAATGAAGATGGCTGGCAGGGCACACAAAGGGCAAGATAACCAAAATAAACAGAAAGAGGATGAAACAAAAGTTTTCAGAGCTGCAATGAGAAGAATTCTTATCAGCAAGGCACCACCTGTATTGACGATTACTTTGAACAGATTCAGCCAAGACCCCCATGGCCGGTTCAAGAAATTGAAAGGGCATGTGTGCTTTAAGGAGATGCTCGATGTACGGTCATTCATAGACCCAAG ATCTAAGGAGAGTGACAACACCACTTATCGGCTAGTTGCTGTTGTCGAGCACATGGGAACCATGACAGGAGGGCATTATGTTGCATATGTAAGATCTGGCAAGATAGGGGgtcggcagcagcagagccGCGCCTCCAAGTCTTGGTTTTATGCAAGCGATGCACAAGTCAGAGAAGCCTCTCTGGAGGAGGTTCTTAACTGTGAGGCTTACATTCTTTTTTACGAAAGGGTGGCTGAGTAA
- the LOC100834637 gene encoding ubiquitin carboxyl-terminal hydrolase 2 isoform X2, translated as MGKKLKTKAKKAQQREPLAAAGSGDAGLQEASNSTEEAAVSASDWQQCGHYGRDSPHLDKVLREIMSSKHLASCEHCREDAPRKKGGKQQKKKGGGGAAKAQAKVEKSDMWICLDCGRHFCGGAVSETKPYGHARRHAKQDRHWWAARYDEPTVAYCLSCENKVSIEMPIVDTVVPAPADDKVFGAVDSNALVLANCHGNVIRGLPNLGNTCFFNAVLQSLLALDRLRSKMSGPDVPAGALAMLLKKLFLETSASNDAGGALSVKSLFSSICSKYPQFRGYQMQDSHELLRCFLDGLRTEETEARKLLEDASNSGAPTIVDSIFGGQLSSTVSSTECTHGSVKHDQFLDLSLPVPSRRPPAKSVSSPPAKRTKQSIRDRNKNRRYGKITTTRISPTIVENSKEKAETVAECNDSQILGSELGQIVSEKEPEPSEGSESCASVPKQELNAASYVEDDISWLDFVADADETKSEILDSVCSTEAGQIWDRNGEMHGSYDTRDDTLPKEKVMSSEHSCENIVDDAACSQPVILLPYKEFCTTADEICETVRSSQCPKDVGPAPDISPVTENNTHPVSGGNGEQDDYIGLGDMFNEPEVTSEAKKETTAGVIDVMAWSSNSADDEVDDSNALVSVEGCLALYTEPELLSELWHCEHCSSAVARPNTNEGKEGDEMVASASDRKDSEKMMASGDARQGGDKVTANCSKKEDIGQIMTTDGCSDNVDPDLCCNKWECANPDAENTSNGNSPDTRNGTLLNTVFTVDAIEQPDSKHDGHTVDIAAEEASAPVSCGDNDPASSSTTIDRMVESGANAEEVVTSSLPSQTQTILPSVKDNEDVITRNMGRGKRMKMAGRAHKGQDNQNKQKEDETKVFRAAMRRILISKAPPVLTITLNRFSQDPHGRFKKLKGHVCFKEMLDVRSFIDPRCLNVQSSSLVCI; from the exons ATGGGGAAGAAGCTGAAGACCAAAGCCAAGAAAGCGCAGCAGCGGGAACCGCTGGCCGCTGCTGGATCCGGCGATGCGGGGTTGCAGGAAGCGAGTAACTCAACAGAGGAAGCGGCTGTGTCAGCCAGCGACTGGCAGCAGTGCGGCCACTACGGGCGTGACAGTCCCCACTTGGACAAGGTCCTCCGGGAGATCATGTCTTCCAAGCATCTCGCTTCGTGCGAGCATTGCCGAGAGGATGCCCCACGGAAGAAAGGCGGTAagcaacagaagaagaaaggaggtggaggtgctgCCAAGGCGCAGGCAAAGGTCGAGAAGAGTGATATGTGGATCTGCTTGGACTGCGGTCGGCATTTCTGTGGTGGTGCGGTGTCTGAGACCAAGCCATACGGCCATGCCAGAAGGCATGCCAAGCAAGACAGGCATTGGTGGGCTGCACGGTATGATGAACCAACTGTTGCATATTGCTTGTCATGTGAAAATAAGGTGTCTATCGAGATGCCTATAGTAGATACAGTTGTGCCAGCTCCAGCTGATGATAAGGTGTTTGGTGCAGTAGATAGCAATGCACTAGTTTTGGCTAATTGCCATGGTAATGTGATTAGAGGGCTGCCAAATCTTGGAAACACATGCTTCTTCAATGCGGTGCTCCAGAGCCTCCTCGCACTTGATAGGTTGCGCAGCAAGATGTCAGGACCAGATGTTCCAGCAGGAGCCCTTGCAATGTTACTGAAGAAGCTCTTTTTGGAAACCAGTGCTTCAAATGATGCAGGAGGTGCACTTAGCGTGAAGAGCCTCTTCTCAAGTATTTGCTCAAAGTATCCGCAGTTTAGAGGCTACCAGATGCAGGACAGCCATGAGTTACTCCGTTGTTTTCTTGATGGTTTGCGCACGGAGGAAACTGAAGCACGGAAGCTACTGGAGGATGCTTCCAATTCAGGGGCTCCTACAATTGTTGATTCCATCTTTGGGGGTCAGCTGTCTAGTACTGTGTCCAGCACAGAGTGCACACACGGGTCTGTTAAACATGACCAATTCCTTGATCTATCACTACCTGTTCCATCAAGGAGGCCTCCAGCCAAGAGTGTTTCATCACCACCAGCCAAGAGAACCAAGCAGTCTATACGAGATAGGAACAAAAATCGCAGATATGGGAAGATAACTACCACCAGAATATCTCCTACAATAGTGGAGAATAGCAAAGAAAAAGCTGAAACAGTTGCTGAATGCAATGATTCTCAGATTCTGGGTTCAGAACTGGGACAGATTGTCAGTGAGAAAGAGCCTGAGCCCTCTGAGGGCAGTGAGTCATGCGCTTCTGTTCCCAAACAAGAACTGAATGCTGCTTCATATGTGGAGGATGACATTTCCTGGTTAGATTTTGTTGCTGATGCAGATGAAACAAAGTCTGAGATTCTTGATTCTGTGTGTTCTACTGAAGCAGGACAGATCTGGGACAGGAATGGTGAGATGCATGGTTCATATGACACTCGAGATGATACTTTGCCCAAAGAGAAGGTCATGAGTTCCGAGCACTCATGTGAGAACATCGTTGATGATGCAGCTTGTTCACAGCCTGTTATCTTGCTTCCTTACAAAGAATTTTGTACAACGGCCGACGAAATTTGTGAAACTGTAAGAAGCTCACAGTGTCCAAAAGATGTTGGTCCTGCTCCAGACATTTCTCCAGTAACAGAAAATAATACACATCCTGTATCTGGTGGAAATGGAGAACAAGATGACTATATTGGTCTTGGTGATATGTTTAATGAGCCTGAAGTAACTTCTGAAGCTAAGAAAGAAACTACAGCTGGAGTTATTGATgtcatggcttggagtagcaACAGTGCTGATGATGAGGTGGATGATAGTAATGCTCTCGTATCAGTTGAGGGCTGCTTAGCTTTGTATACTGAGCCAGAACTGCTATCTGAGTTGTGGCATTGTGAGCACTGTTCTAGCGCTGTTGCACGCCCAAATACCAACGAAGGAAAAGAGGGTGACGAGATGGTGGCTAGTGCTAGTGACAGAAAGGACAGTGAGAAAATGATGGCAAGTGGCGATGCAAGACAAGGTGGTGATAAGGTTACCGCAAACTGCAGCAAAAAGGAGGATATTGGTCAGATTATGACAACTGATGGTTGCTCTGACAATGTAGACCCTGACTTGTGCTGTAACAAATGGGAGTGTGCAAATCCTGATGCTGAAAACACCTCTAATGGTAATTCTCCAGACACTAGAAATGGTACTTTACTGAATACAGTGTTTACTGTTGATGCGATTGAACAGCCAGACAGTAAACATGATGGGCATACCGTGGATATAGCTGCTGAAGAAGCAAGTGCACCAGTGAGTTGTGGTGATAATGACCCTGCCTCTTCCAGTACTACTATAGACAGAATGGTTGAGTCTGGTGCCAATGCTGAAGAAGTTGTGACTAGTAGCCTTCCATCGCAGACACAAACCATCTTACCGAGTGTCAAAGATAATGAAGATGTCATCACGAGGAATATGGGCAGGGGGAAGCGAATGAAGATGGCTGGCAGGGCACACAAAGGGCAAGATAACCAAAATAAACAGAAAGAGGATGAAACAAAAGTTTTCAGAGCTGCAATGAGAAGAATTCTTATCAGCAAGGCACCACCTGTATTGACGATTACTTTGAACAGATTCAGCCAAGACCCCCATGGCCGGTTCAAGAAATTGAAAGGGCATGTGTGCTTTAAGGAGATGCTCGATGTACGGTCATTCATAGACCCAAG GTGCCTAAATGTGCAATCTTCAAGTCTGGTGTGC ATCTAA